A single window of Salvia splendens isolate huo1 chromosome 8, SspV2, whole genome shotgun sequence DNA harbors:
- the LOC121745768 gene encoding uncharacterized protein LOC121745768, whose translation MSNKETTKEATKGFAKLDKFAGQDFRRWQKKMHFMLTGLKVVYVLSTPMPEAVDNETLEQTRRRMKWENDDYICCGHILNGMSDSLFDVYQNVESTKELWDSLEAKYMVEDASSKKFLVGNFINYKMVDSRPVMEQYNELLRILGQFSQYDMKMDESISVSSIIDKLPPS comes from the coding sequence ATGTCGAACAAGGAAACAACGAAGGAAGCAACGAAAGGTTTTGCGAAGTTGGACAAGTTTGCTGGCCAGGATTTCAGACGCTGGCAGAAGAAGATGCATTTCATGTTAACGGGTCTGAAGGTTGTGTATGTTCTGAGTACTCCCATGCCCGAGGCTGTTGATAATGAAACTCTGGAACAGACGAGGAGGCGGATGAAGTGGGAGAACGACGACTACATATGCTGTGGTCACATCTTAAACGGTATGTCTGATTCCCTTTTTGATGTATATCAAAACGTAGAGTCTACTAAAGAGTTGTGGGATTCCCTCGAAGCCAAATATATGGTAGAAGATGCCTCTAGCAAGAAATTTCTTGTTGGTAATTTTATTAACTATAAAATGGTTGATTCGAGGCCTGTCATGGAACAATACAACGAATTGTTGAGGATATTGGGACAGTTTTCCCAATATGATATGAAAATGGATGAATCCATTTCTGTCTCTAGCATTATCGATAAACTGCCTCCCTCCTAG
- the LOC121745767 gene encoding wall-associated receptor kinase-like 9, giving the protein MPLQQISSTILYFIFLLRLPTIYGGLVAKPGCQNMCGNLPIPYPFGVGSNCSLDPSFTISCNTSTEPPKAYLSIIDKQLIEINETYVRVKYPNLVSVCYESEGDSYKDSSVSVNLTGTLYSLSMYTNRLTAIGCDDAVLQSNGTYNNGGCSAFCEDHINTQTGYCPFDPTSIGSGCCQAQIVGETGLVGAELIDLSRKVQRRKLFPCSYAFILEVSDTGFSYPLFYLHNSTALQNDNWASATSPPVVRLDWIAGVQNCSLAKLNPTTYACRDERSLCVDVANVSRGYRCSCVQGYEGNPYLLGGCQTIAFPSSIARTGCQDQCGQLSIPFPFGIGQNCSLEPSFEVYCDTSANPPKAYLSILEKEITHLNLSQVQVDYPTLGYACYNRSDRIIKTEEQSLRVDLSKTQFTLSEDGWISVIGCDDIMVGMTRTSVSSTCAAVCKDNQIANDYYAYCPTKRDEYWPGNGCCRAPIPRGTSYLEANLSEFSGRWPRTNFYCSYAFLGTKDDYYQATYPILNNSTQIQSDDPHINYRPTIVPLDWRIGAVNCKDARLNPTDYVCQNNTACIDFDDTVRGYLCNCSKGYQGNPYLSPGCKDIDECADSTTNACVSNSICVNAVGSYHCSCPKGYVGDGKKDGTRCIKMSPSNTNTIILAGMGSGLGFLVLVLMSFWLIKVLKKRREKLIKDRFFKRNGGLLLQQQQKNEGTIGKTKLFTAEELEIATDHFNGNRILGHGGQGIVYKGMLSDGKIVAVKKSKLVEENQLKPFINEVVILSQINHKNVVNLLGCCLETEVPLLVYEFMPNGSLYNLIHDPNHEFPFPWIMRLKIAADIAEALAYLHYASSVAIYHRDIKSSNLLLDEKYVVKVSDFGISKPISAGQTHLTTLVKGTLGYLDPEYFHSSKFTEKSDVYSFGVVLVELLTGKMPISPDEEEEERSLATRFRTCMVRNCLDTILDPQILEQGRKEEVVLVAKLAQKCLNLKGKMRPTMKEVAIELESYRLSQRSIRVEDESEDVRAGDDTEDVIIFEDIPATISDNEFTLPGR; this is encoded by the exons CCTTCAACAAATTTCTAGTACAATCTTGTATTTCATTTTCCTGCTTCGTTTACCAACAATATATGGTGGTCTAGTTGCCAAACCAGGATGCCAAAATATGTGCGGGAATTTGCCAATTCCTTATCCATTTGGGGTCGGGTCAAATTGCTCGCTCGACCCGTCCTTCACCATTAGCTGCAACACTTCCACAGAGCCTCCGAAGGCGTACCTTTCCATCATTGATAAACAATTGATTGAAATAAACGAGACGTATGTTCGGGTCAAGTATCCCAACTTGGTTTCGGTTTGCTATGAGTCTGAGGGTGATTCGTATAAAGATAGTAGTGTGAGTGTGAACTTGACAGGGACTTTGTATTCGCTGTCCATGTACACAAACCGGCTCACCGCCATAGGATGCGACGACGCTGTGCTGCAGTCCAACGGAACTTACAACAACGGGGGCTGCTCAGCGTTTTGCGAGGACCACATCAACACTCAAACAGGGTATTGTCCTTTTGATCCTACTTCCATCGGTAGTGGTTGTTGCCAGGCCCAAATCGTCGGAG AGACGGGTTTAGTGGGAGCAGAACTAATAGACTTGAGCAGGAAAGTGCAACGTAGGAAGCTTTTCCCGTGCAGCTACGCCTTTATCCTGGAGGTCTCAGACACCGGATTTTCGTACCCGTTGTTCTACCTCCATAACTCAACCGCACTGCAAAACGACAATTGGGCGTCGGCTACAAGTCCTCCAGTGGTGCGGCTGGACTGGATTGCTGGGGTTCAAAACTGCAGCCTAGCAAAGCTAAATCCTACTACATACGCATGTCGTGATGAGAGGAGTTTATGTGTTGATGTTGCCAACGTCAGTAGAGGATACCGGTGCAGCTGCGTCCAAGGTTACGAGGGCAATCCTTACCTTCTTGGAGGCTGCCAAA CGATTGCATTTCCCAGTTCAATTGCAAGAACTGGGTGCCAGGATCAGTGTGGGCAACTCTCCATTCCATTTCCTTTTGGAATAGGCCAGAATTGCTCTTTGGAGCCATCCTTTGAAGTGTATTGCGATACCTCCGCGAACCCTCCCAAAGCTTACCTCTCTATTCTCGAGAAGGAAATCACCCACTTAAATTTATCACAGGTTCAGGTGGACTATCCAACACTTGGTTACGCTTGCTACAATCGGTCAGATCGAATCATTAAGACGGAAGAGCAAAGCTTGAGGGTTGACTTGTCAAAAACTCAATTCACGTTGTCGGAAGATGGTTGGATTTCCGTGATTGGGTGCGATGATATAATGGTGGGTATGACTCGAACTTCTGTTAGTAGTACATGTGCAGCTGTTTGCAAGGATAACCAAATTGCTAACGATTATTACGCATATTGTCCAACTAAGAGGGATGAGTATTGGCCTGGCAATGGCTGTTGCAGGGCACCCATTCCCAGAG GCACCTCCTACCTAGAAGCCAATTTGAGCGAGTTCAGTGGACGATGGCCGCGAACCAATTTTTATTGTAGTTACGCCTTCCTTGGAACCAAGGATGACTATTATCAAGCAACATACCCCATTTTGAATAACTCAACACAAATTCAATCTGATGATCCACACATAAATTACCGACCCACCATCGTTCCACTGGACTGGAGGATTGGTGCCGTAAATTGCAAAGACGCGCGATTGAATCCAACTGATTATGTGTGTCAGAATAACACAGCCTGCATTGATTTTGATGATACAGTTAGAGGCTACCTCTGCAACTGCTCCAAAGGATACCAAGGCAACCCTTACCTTAGCCCAGGATGCAAAG ATATCGATGAATGCGCGGATAGTACAACTAATGCATGcgtttcaaattcaatttgTGTGAATGCTGTTGGATCTTATCACTGCTCATGCCCCAAAGGATATGTTGGTGATGGCAAGAAAGATGGCACCCGTTGTATTAAGATGTCGCCATCCAACACCAACACCATAATCTTGGCAG GTATGGGCTCTGGATTAGGATTTCTTGTACTCGTCTTAATGTCCTTTTGGTTGATTAAAGTACTGAAAAAGAGAAGGGAAAAACTGATTAAGGACAGATTTTTCAAACGAAATGGTGGTCTTCTcttacaacaacaacaaaagaATGAAGGTACAATTGGAAAAACAAAACTTTTCACTGCAGAAGAGTTGGAAATAGCTACTGATCACTTTAATGGAAACCGAATCCTTGGACACGGAGGTCAGGGTATTGTCTATAAAGGAATGTTATCGGATGGTAAAATTGTGGCGGTAAAAAAATCAAAGTTGGTTGAAGAGAACCAGTTGAAACCGTTCATAAATGAGGTGGTTATATTGTCACAAATCAATCACAAGAATGTGGTCAATTTGTTGGGTTGTTGCTTGGAAACAGAAGTTCCTTTACTTGTTTATGAATTCATGCCAAATGGTAGCCTTTATAATCTCATACATGATCCGAATCATGAATTTCCATTTCCATGGATCATGCGTTTGAAAATCGCAGCTGATATAGCAGAAGCATTGGCCTATTTACACTATGCATCTTCTGTAGCGATCTATCACAGAGACATCAAGTCAAGTAATCTCCTTTTGGACGAGAAATATGTTGTCAAAGTGTCGGACTTTGgaatttcaaagcctatttcTGCAGGTCAAACTCACTTAACTACTCTAGTTAAAGGGACGTTGGGATATTTAGATCCAGAGTATTTTCATTCGAGTAAATTCACTGAAAAAAGCGATGTTTATAGTTTTGGAGTGGTTCTTGTCGAGCTTCTTACTGGGAAAATGCCAATTTCCCctgatgaggaagaggaggaaagAAGCCTAGCTACTCGGTTTCGTACGTGCATGGTAAGAAACTGCCTCGACACGATTTTGGATCCTCAAATTTTGGAGCAAGGTAGAAAGGAAGAGGTGGTTTTAGTGGCCAAACTTGCACAAAAATGCTTGAATTTGAAAGGGAAAATGAGACCAACTATGAAAGAAGTGGCTATCGAATTGGAAAGTTATAGGTTATCTCAAAGGTCTATTAGAGTTGAAGATGAATCAGAAGATGTGAGAGCTGGAGATGACACAGAAGATGTGATAATTTTTGAAGACATTCCTGCAACAATTTCAGACAATGAGTTCACATTGCCTGGTAGATAG